A single window of Nicotiana sylvestris chromosome 3, ASM39365v2, whole genome shotgun sequence DNA harbors:
- the LOC104224836 gene encoding protein LOWER TEMPERATURE 1 isoform X1: MEDCSSSLPPNKATTSGAAKYLADLPSRGLFSSTTTVVSSTPGGMRVYVCDHETSPPEEQLIKTNQQNILIRSLMLKKQRGDYSSKDGKGISSNDNGRKRTAEKALDSRASSKKATTSNQVASCQETSKTRTPDIQNMTVERLRILLKEKGLSLRGRKDELIARLKDT, from the exons ATGGAGGATTGCTCATCATCCCTTCCTCCGAACAAAGCAACAACTTCTGGTGCCGCAAAATACCTAGCCGACCTCCCTTCTCGCGGCCTCTTTTCCTCCACCACTACTGTCGTCTCCTCTACTCCG GGTGGTATGCGGGTATATGTCTGTGATCATGAAACATCGCCTCCAG AGGAGCAGCTTATTAAGACAAACCAGCAAAACATATTGATTAGGTCTCTCATGCTTAAGAAGCAGAGGGGTGATTATAGTTCAAAAGATGGCAAAGGGATTTCCTCAAATGACAATGGTAGAAAAAG GACTGCTGAAAAAGCATTGGATAGTAGGGCATCAAGCAAGAAGGCTACTACCAGTAACCAAGTTGCCTCTTGCCAAG AAACTTCAAAAACTCGTACACCTGACATACAAAATATGACTGTTGAGAGACTACGGATTCTGTTAAAGGAGAAAGGTCTTTCACTGAGAGGAAGGAAG GATGAACTAATTGCACGGTTAAAGGACACATGA
- the LOC104224836 gene encoding protein LOWER TEMPERATURE 1 isoform X2: protein MEDCSSSLPPNKATTSGAAKYLADLPSRGLFSSTTTVVSSTPGGMRVYVCDHETSPPEEQLIKTNQQNILIRSLMLKKQRGDYSSKDGKGISSNDNGRKRTAEKALDSRASSKKATTSNQVASCQGCFQKMCLHSSGH from the exons ATGGAGGATTGCTCATCATCCCTTCCTCCGAACAAAGCAACAACTTCTGGTGCCGCAAAATACCTAGCCGACCTCCCTTCTCGCGGCCTCTTTTCCTCCACCACTACTGTCGTCTCCTCTACTCCG GGTGGTATGCGGGTATATGTCTGTGATCATGAAACATCGCCTCCAG AGGAGCAGCTTATTAAGACAAACCAGCAAAACATATTGATTAGGTCTCTCATGCTTAAGAAGCAGAGGGGTGATTATAGTTCAAAAGATGGCAAAGGGATTTCCTCAAATGACAATGGTAGAAAAAG GACTGCTGAAAAAGCATTGGATAGTAGGGCATCAAGCAAGAAGGCTACTACCAGTAACCAAGTTGCCTCTTGCCAAG GCTGCTTCCAGAAAATGTGTCTTCACTCTTCGGGACATTGA